A region of the Hevea brasiliensis isolate MT/VB/25A 57/8 unplaced genomic scaffold, ASM3005281v1 Scaf398, whole genome shotgun sequence genome:
GATATAAGATTTTGGCTTACTAattctttttttatattttattttgcatCTTTTTTGTAAAGAAAAAACCTTTAGTGAAAGCTTAAATCATTTAATGGTAAAATCAAACTGGCAATTGAAGTTGCAAACCTAACTACTGATCTCACGTATTTGGTGTAAAATACAGAATCAGATCAATTGATGGACAGGTATGAGAATGCAACAGAATCTTCCTCACGTCAAGGGACGAACTTTGCaaaattaattaatcataattataCACAGATACAGAAATTTGcaagctgaaaaaaaaaaaaattatacatctCCCAAATGCTGCATCCTACACCAGCGAGAAGGATGGATTCCCATTGTTCAGGAATGTTAGTGTCTTGTAGAGCTGTTTATTGACGAAAAAAAGCAAATTTTGTTGCAGACAAGGCTGAAAGTTTCATCTCCAGATCTGAGCAAATGCTCTCTTGAATCCCAAAAGCCAAAATTACTGAAAAATATTGCCATCCTATCTCGCAAGACCTCAGGTCACAGTGTTCTCATCATCCTCCCCTGTTACAAAAGATACAGaaaggtaaaaattttagaatgtcTTCCACCAGTTTCAAGTGCAAATGACTTCGGAGTTGAAACTCAAAAGTACATTATCTTCAAAACCACCATAGAAGAGGTATAAATGCATCCCACTGAAGAACAACAGTGTGAGTAGTGATGGATGATTTAATATGTACATTGCCTGAACCTACTTTATTAACAACAAAATAAAACAACACCAAGCAGATGGAAAGATAGTGACACTTCAACATACTCAACGGCATTTGATAGTAAGTGCACGATAATTCAACCACCTATTTTCAggttttaaggaaaaaaaaaaaaggataaccaAATCTCAACTACTAGAAGGAAGTATtattagtagtagtagtagtagaaaGGCTAACCCATTTGTCAGTTGTCTCAATTGAGTCTGGTGAAAATGGAGGGACATGATTCAAAAGCCCAACATCATCCTCCTTTATATCCAGAATCTCTGCTTTCTCTGATCCGTAATCTTCCTTCTCAATTTTTTTCAGTGCCTCTAAGACTTCTCCCATGGTAGGCCTCATATCCCTCTCCTGTTGCAAGCATCGGAAAGCCAATTCTGCAATGGATGTTGCCATCTTCCTCACTGCATAATCCTTCTTGAACCCAAGACATGGATCTACCAACTCATTTATTGCATGATTTTGGATTTTGTTGACAGCCATGTTGGCCAAATTAATGTCAAGCTTATGCCTATTGGTGTCCACTGCCTGTAAAGATGATATAAGCTCGATCAATACCACACCAAAGCTGTAAACATCACTCTTGTCCGTGAGTTGGTAGCACTGATAATACTCTGGATCAACATAGCCAGGTGTGCCTTGGGGAGCAGTTGAGACATGGGTTACATCATTAGGGAACAACCGTGACAATCCAAAATCAGCGACTTTCACCCCGAAGTTGTTGTCTAGCAGAATATTGTTGGTTTTGACATCACGGTGTATGACATCTGAAGCATGTAGATAAGCCAGAGCATCGGCTGTCTCTATGGCAATGCTCAACCGAACAGACCAAGGAAGAAAACCAGATTTCGACCGGTTTCCGTGAAGATGATCAGCAACAGTTCCATTTGGCACATACTCATAAACAAGGATTAGCTCTTGGCTACGCTTTGAGGTGCATCCATAGAGTGACACAAGGCTCTTGTGCCGTAAACGAGTTAGGATCTCAATTTCATTCATGAACTGTTCAGCACGCTTCATATTGTTCTCAAACAGACGCTTGACAGCAACCACACGCCCATCATTGAGAACACCTGATCAATAAAAATCCAGAAGAAGAGTTGAGAAAGGGAGATAAAGCATTTGATGTAACATAACATAGAATCAGTTTCATCTTCTAACCGTAGTAAACAGTGCCAAAGCCTCCGTCGCCTAGTTCCTTGGAAGGACTGAAATTGTCTGTGGCTTCCACAAGTTCCTCATATCTGAATACCTGAGTTCCAAAGTAGGTACTTCCCTTTTCAAGGTCAGACTTCGAGGAGGGATAAGAAGGGGTGGTTTGAGAGAAATTAATTATAGGAGCAGGTTGGCCTTTGCTTGAAGGAGGTGTAGGCAGGTCTTGACTCTGTGTCTGGGCAGCAATTCTTTTCCTACGTTGTATGATGAACAAAGCCCAACATAccaaaccaataccaacaactgctGCACCTGCTATACCAAGTCCTGAAATTTAAGAAAACAAAATGATTGCTCAGATTTTGTTTCTGCATTACTAACCTTCATAAGAATGTAAACTGCATTTGCAATGGAACATAATTATACCTACCCAAGTCCAACGTTGCTAGATTTCCCCCCTGCAATGTTCAGGAGATCAAAAAATCAGTTAAGACATCAATGACCACACAAAAACAAATTTTTAGTAAGGAATTAACTGGTCAGCAGGCAATAATTATTCCTTCTAAAACGAACTTGTTGATTGCTGTTTTTTCCTtttaatacaaattaattattgaattcaATCAGATTACATACATGCCATTGGCCCAAATAGCCTGCCACTGCAAAAGAAGAAGACGATTGGTTGTACTAGAGAGAAGGGCATATAAGTCAATACATGACAAATGAAACAAAAGAGAACTCTAAACTTTCTACTAGAGTGATGTTCTTCAATTAATTCATCAATCTATGAACATACTCGCTTCTATCAACACTTTCTGACTGATTAAAATGGCAAACCAAATGTGAAATTCAAGGTGATCTTCAGAATCAACAAGGAATTTAAGAAAACAACAAAGGTCTAACTTAATCTCCAAAAACAGACAGAAAATTGGCGCATCCACAGCAAATTTCAAGATGCATAGAGATTTCAACCTCCAATGACAGGGTAAAATGGTACAAGCAAATTGAATCCTCCACTTATCTTTTTCCCTAGCCACTAAATGAAGCAATTTCTTATGTCCTTCCCAATGGGATGAGTAGTTGACAACATCTAATGAACAAGATGCTCTGACCTAACAAGACTGGGACTGGTAGGGGCAGAATGAACATAAGACCTAAGGAGATGAAACCTAGCTAATTTCGAAGAAGACTTACCGGTGAAGATTAAGATGTTCCATTATCGAGCCAACTAGGAAATTAAAAGAGTCAATACCTTGGTACTTAATGTAATTCAGTGAAAAGCTAATTCATTTTTTACCTTGGCAACGCCGATCACCGCAAATGCAAAGGAAACTTTCCGAGCCTGAATCAAACCCGCAAAACCCGCCCTTGCGATAACACTCGGCACAATCACCAGCATAAGGAATAGTATAACTCACATTAAACCCCTCTCTCAGAACCTCCCAAGTAAGGACCTATTGCCCTCAAGAATATGGACTAAACTATTGAGAATTGGCACCGTCAT
Encoded here:
- the LOC131177303 gene encoding LEAF RUST 10 DISEASE-RESISTANCE LOCUS RECEPTOR-LIKE PROTEIN KINASE-like 1.3; its protein translation is MEPHLFPTMPLILIMTIIFLSPPSFVSANDERYQNCSSTFQCGNITNIGYPFWGLNRPDYCGNPNFRLNCTDQTAVITIKNLTYQVLEIDSGAKNLMVARTDYIGSICPNLLINTTLDFVHFSYASDIQNVTLYYGCSSPSTSIGITGFSQFNCKLNDTDINSFYATRNIDLGNSTIINLLGSCNNNVIVPATESAIKSLENNLISLNEENLVTALEQGFGLQWEANNSVCETCTISGGSCGYNTTTNSFACYCTNQTESEQYNCGGSTTNQSESSSGGKSSNVGLGSGLGIAGAAVVGIGLVCWALFIIQRRKRIAAQTQSQDLPTPPSSKGQPAPIINFSQTTPSYPSSKSDLEKGSTYFGTQVFRYEELVEATDNFSPSKELGDGGFGTVYYGVLNDGRVVAVKRLFENNMKRAEQFMNEIEILTRLRHKSLVSLYGCTSKRSQELILVYEYVPNGTVADHLHGNRSKSGFLPWSVRLSIAIETADALAYLHASDVIHRDVKTNNILLDNNFGVKVADFGLSRLFPNDVTHVSTAPQGTPGYVDPEYYQCYQLTDKSDVYSFGVVLIELISSLQAVDTNRHKLDINLANMAVNKIQNHAINELVDPCLGFKKDYAVRKMATSIAELAFRCLQQERDMRPTMGEVLEALKKIEKEDYGSEKAEILDIKEDDVGLLNHVPPFSPDSIETTDKWVSLSTTTTTNNTSF